One genomic region from Chthoniobacterales bacterium encodes:
- a CDS encoding glycosyltransferase family 4 protein, with the protein MRGQLTDAQLLNPDPLKLLHILFPFAKHRSMQRADTFDVYRRHALHFPADQSGPNLNVWSPADAEGSVDGAARLASGMLRNSRKLRRRFPNAISDGEEGAYCEWLCSNAASKLGLSHRAVENICRAFRSDPGKRVLELYLRSPKLRDRFPHGLLPVGQKKFVRWLLREGRGKHNLSAAEILWFLHETAEQVPQMVFKTWLVNLAWQKRFPEGPTSSGKGEFLAWLRKEFPGYAPFASISALDAVVPAAEEMLLHPVRNGFSGGDANGEVPRGVNILSHFSYPSGIQQAALFTKRALEAADFRVSCRDVSAFPCFDVEDRAPFLGLEVFPVTIINVSPQPYFSVAYERGGILRRSGVYRIAYWAWELDAIPEEWVGLRPLLDCIWAPTQFVADAFRNRMPLPVHEVLPGVELSEIEPVAKADLGIPPANYVFLFMFDMCSQMVRKNPLAVIEAFRKAFTRSEKATLVIKVSRGRSHPEAFAQLEEAAREAGVILVDEVLSRARAYGFIEMCDCFVSLHRAEGFGLCLAEAMLMGKPVVATNYSGNLAFMHPGNSLLVDYKFTEIAADNPIYRQGNHWAEPSVEHAAAHMRYCFDHRAEAEALGAKGRDEVKEKLSLKAAGERMAEQLSHVTAFASAEISRSTPAAEPARPALKVLAR; encoded by the coding sequence ATGCGGGGGCAGCTCACCGACGCCCAACTCCTTAACCCTGATCCCTTGAAGCTGCTCCACATTCTTTTTCCGTTCGCCAAGCACCGCTCGATGCAGCGCGCTGACACCTTCGACGTCTATCGCCGCCACGCCCTCCATTTTCCGGCCGACCAATCAGGCCCGAACCTTAATGTCTGGTCGCCGGCGGACGCGGAAGGTTCGGTGGACGGAGCTGCCCGGCTCGCTTCCGGTATGTTGCGCAACAGCCGGAAACTGCGACGCCGTTTTCCAAATGCGATCTCGGACGGCGAAGAAGGGGCCTATTGCGAGTGGCTTTGCAGCAACGCCGCGTCGAAGCTCGGCCTGTCGCATCGCGCCGTGGAAAATATTTGCCGGGCCTTTCGGAGCGATCCCGGCAAACGCGTCCTCGAGCTCTATCTTCGGTCTCCAAAACTGCGCGATCGTTTTCCGCACGGCCTGCTCCCAGTTGGCCAAAAGAAATTCGTGCGATGGCTGCTCCGCGAAGGACGCGGGAAACACAACCTGAGCGCGGCGGAGATTCTCTGGTTCCTCCACGAAACCGCCGAGCAAGTGCCGCAAATGGTTTTCAAGACCTGGCTCGTTAATCTCGCCTGGCAAAAACGCTTTCCCGAGGGCCCCACCTCATCTGGGAAAGGAGAGTTTCTCGCCTGGCTCCGAAAAGAATTTCCCGGATACGCTCCGTTCGCTTCCATCAGTGCGCTCGACGCCGTCGTGCCCGCCGCCGAGGAAATGCTTCTGCACCCGGTCCGGAATGGCTTCTCCGGCGGGGATGCGAACGGCGAGGTCCCGCGCGGAGTGAATATTCTCAGCCACTTCAGTTATCCTTCCGGCATTCAGCAGGCCGCGCTCTTCACCAAGCGCGCCCTCGAAGCGGCGGACTTTCGCGTTTCCTGCCGGGACGTCTCGGCGTTTCCCTGTTTCGACGTCGAAGACCGCGCGCCCTTTCTCGGCCTCGAAGTCTTTCCGGTGACGATCATCAATGTCTCGCCGCAACCCTATTTTTCCGTCGCTTATGAACGCGGCGGCATCCTCCGCCGCTCCGGCGTTTACCGCATCGCCTATTGGGCCTGGGAGCTGGACGCGATTCCGGAAGAATGGGTCGGACTGCGGCCGCTGCTCGATTGCATCTGGGCGCCTACCCAGTTTGTCGCGGACGCTTTTCGGAATCGGATGCCGCTCCCGGTCCATGAAGTGTTGCCGGGGGTGGAGCTGAGCGAGATCGAGCCGGTCGCGAAAGCCGACCTCGGGATTCCTCCTGCCAACTACGTTTTCCTCTTCATGTTCGACATGTGCAGCCAGATGGTGCGCAAAAATCCGCTGGCGGTAATCGAGGCTTTTCGCAAGGCCTTCACTCGATCGGAAAAAGCGACGCTGGTTATCAAAGTCAGCCGCGGCCGGTCGCACCCGGAAGCATTTGCTCAACTCGAGGAAGCGGCCCGGGAGGCCGGGGTGATTTTGGTGGACGAAGTTCTGTCGCGTGCCCGCGCCTATGGATTTATCGAGATGTGCGATTGCTTCGTCTCGCTCCATCGCGCGGAAGGGTTCGGTCTTTGTTTGGCGGAAGCAATGTTGATGGGCAAGCCGGTGGTGGCGACCAATTACTCCGGCAATCTCGCGTTCATGCATCCGGGGAACAGTTTGCTGGTCGATTACAAGTTCACGGAAATCGCGGCCGACAATCCGATCTACCGGCAGGGCAATCACTGGGCCGAGCCATCGGTCGAACACGCAGCCGCCCACATGCGATACTGCTTCGATCATCGCGCCGAAGCCGAGGCTCTCGGCGCCAAGGGTCGCGATGAAGTGAAGGAAAAATTATCGTTGAAAGCCGCGGGGGAACGAATGGCCGAGCAACTTTCCCATGTCACCGCCTTTGCCAGTGCGGAGATTTCGCGGTCCACTCCCGCGGCGGAACCGGCGCGACCGGCCCTCAAAGTCCTGGCGCGCTGA
- a CDS encoding TIGR03118 family protein, producing the protein MKSKNRSRQIVSFVFGFLGLALFVMGLTVPKLRAQQTAGLDAPPNIAPGSAYRLQTLLSDIPGFAPVLDPLLVNPWGIAESSSSPFWIANNGTSTTQLVRGDVSGAPVVLNPSPQTINIPGGLPTGVVRNSTSDFQITPPGGGSPAASSFIFDSITGNITAWNGSSGASAQNVVSMPGHVWTGLAIGSVGMNNFIYAADFANNNIDVFNGTFTIQTEASFPFVDATIPAGYAPFNIQNLGGSLYVAYAKVGMDGDEEAGVGKGLVRKFNTSGVRDLTFAINDISTNPTSQLNAPWGLVIAPASFGIFGGALLVGNFGEGNPSIHAYNPATGAFLGTLQDESGTGIEIDELWALQFGNGGSGGDVNTLYFTAGTAEEEHGLFGKLNPTTATATSLFRFATSEFASDEAGGHVDFTVVRNGDTSGTATVSYNTFDESEAGHASQKSDYEIALGTLTFAPGETSKTFRILIVNDTFVEGDEVINLALTNPTGAGVGLGSPNTAEVTILDNDTMAPTTNPVDETAFFVRQHYLDFLNREPDASGFAFWQNEIDSCAGNAQCIELKRIHVSAAFFLSIEFQNSGMAAYLTHRAAFGSNASGSPAAVLYGNFMHDVQALDSGVIFGDPGADAQLEANKVAFFNEFVTRPEFVSKYPSTLTNEMYVDNLLASAGLSPSDFTVNLTNGQENPPTSPTLSGGARRDASYGTARFVFNAGSTAMTVTATVNNMDFTGSQSADTNDNLTNAHIHAGASVTPGVNGPVVWGFIGSPFNDNNPNDAVVTPFGSGVGGNFSGKWDAPEGNGTTLAAQLDNIRNGRAYINFHSVQFSGGEIRGDFPATQPFRDMLVAGLNGGTLTRATVLRQVSEFPFLRTREMNAAFVTMEYFGYLRRDPDTAGFNFWFGKLNGFNGDFIQAEMVKAFLSSSEYRQRFGPM; encoded by the coding sequence ATGAAATCAAAAAATCGCAGCAGGCAGATCGTTAGTTTCGTCTTTGGTTTTCTGGGGTTGGCCCTCTTCGTAATGGGGCTGACGGTTCCGAAGTTAAGGGCGCAGCAAACGGCCGGCCTTGACGCCCCGCCGAACATCGCGCCGGGAAGTGCGTATCGGTTGCAGACTCTGCTCTCGGACATTCCGGGTTTCGCGCCGGTGCTGGACCCGCTCCTCGTAAATCCATGGGGAATCGCGGAGAGCTCAAGTAGTCCGTTCTGGATCGCGAATAACGGCACCAGCACCACCCAACTGGTCAGGGGCGACGTCAGCGGCGCGCCCGTGGTGCTCAATCCGAGCCCGCAGACGATAAACATTCCCGGCGGATTGCCCACTGGCGTTGTGCGCAACTCCACAAGCGATTTTCAGATCACACCGCCCGGAGGCGGCTCACCCGCGGCGTCCAGCTTCATTTTCGATTCGATTACGGGAAACATTACCGCCTGGAATGGCTCCTCGGGAGCGTCGGCCCAGAACGTTGTCTCCATGCCGGGCCATGTCTGGACCGGATTGGCCATTGGCAGCGTCGGTATGAATAACTTCATTTACGCAGCCGATTTCGCGAATAACAACATCGACGTTTTCAATGGGACGTTTACCATCCAAACGGAGGCGAGTTTCCCATTCGTGGACGCCACCATCCCGGCGGGGTACGCGCCGTTCAACATTCAGAATCTGGGTGGTTCGCTCTACGTCGCCTACGCGAAAGTTGGGATGGACGGTGACGAGGAAGCGGGAGTAGGCAAGGGCCTCGTCCGCAAGTTCAACACGAGTGGCGTGCGCGACCTGACTTTCGCTATCAACGACATCAGCACCAACCCAACCAGCCAGCTCAACGCGCCCTGGGGCCTGGTGATTGCGCCCGCGTCCTTCGGCATTTTCGGCGGCGCCCTGCTAGTCGGCAACTTCGGTGAGGGGAACCCGAGCATCCATGCCTACAATCCGGCCACCGGCGCGTTTCTCGGGACGCTCCAGGACGAGTCGGGCACTGGCATCGAGATCGACGAGCTCTGGGCACTCCAATTCGGCAACGGTGGCAGCGGCGGCGACGTGAACACGCTCTACTTCACGGCCGGCACGGCAGAGGAAGAACACGGGCTCTTCGGCAAACTCAATCCCACCACGGCGACAGCGACTTCCCTCTTCCGATTCGCGACGAGCGAATTCGCTTCGGACGAGGCCGGGGGCCACGTCGATTTCACGGTGGTCCGCAATGGCGATACGAGCGGCACCGCCACGGTGAGCTACAACACCTTTGATGAATCCGAGGCGGGGCACGCATCGCAGAAGAGCGATTACGAAATCGCTCTCGGCACCCTTACTTTTGCCCCGGGCGAGACGAGCAAGACCTTTCGGATCCTCATTGTTAACGACACCTTCGTCGAGGGCGACGAGGTCATTAATCTCGCGCTGACCAATCCCACAGGCGCAGGCGTCGGCCTGGGCAGTCCGAACACGGCCGAGGTCACGATCCTCGACAATGACACCATGGCGCCGACCACCAATCCGGTCGACGAGACCGCGTTTTTTGTCCGCCAGCATTATCTCGATTTTCTTAATCGCGAACCGGACGCGTCCGGTTTCGCGTTCTGGCAAAACGAGATCGACTCGTGCGCCGGCAACGCCCAGTGCATCGAGCTGAAACGGATCCACGTCTCGGCGGCCTTCTTCCTCTCCATCGAGTTCCAGAACTCCGGAATGGCCGCTTACCTGACCCATCGCGCCGCTTTCGGTTCCAACGCTTCGGGCAGTCCGGCCGCCGTGCTTTACGGAAATTTCATGCACGACGTCCAGGCGCTGGATAGCGGCGTCATCTTCGGCGATCCCGGAGCGGACGCGCAGCTCGAGGCGAACAAGGTCGCCTTCTTTAATGAATTCGTGACGCGGCCCGAGTTTGTCTCGAAATATCCTTCGACGCTCACGAACGAAATGTATGTCGACAACCTGCTCGCAAGCGCCGGCCTCTCGCCGAGCGACTTCACCGTTAACCTGACAAACGGACAGGAAAACCCCCCGACCAGCCCCACGTTGTCAGGCGGGGCGCGCCGGGACGCCTCCTACGGCACCGCCCGCTTCGTCTTCAATGCCGGCTCGACCGCGATGACGGTGACGGCGACCGTGAACAACATGGACTTCACCGGCTCGCAGTCGGCCGACACCAATGACAACCTGACCAATGCCCACATCCACGCCGGAGCGAGCGTCACGCCAGGCGTGAACGGGCCGGTCGTGTGGGGATTCATCGGGAGTCCATTCAATGACAACAATCCGAATGACGCAGTCGTGACGCCGTTCGGCTCGGGTGTCGGCGGCAATTTTAGCGGCAAGTGGGACGCGCCCGAAGGCAATGGCACCACCCTGGCGGCGCAGCTCGACAACATCCGCAATGGCCGGGCTTACATTAACTTCCATTCCGTCCAGTTCAGCGGCGGCGAAATTCGGGGCGACTTCCCGGCCACGCAACCCTTCCGCGATATGCTGGTCGCGGGCCTGAACGGAGGGACGCTGACCCGCGCCACGGTTCTCCGGCAGGTGTCGGAGTTTCCATTCCTGAGAACGCGCGAAATGAACGCCGCGTTTGTCACCATGGAATACTTCGGTTATCTCCGGCGCGATCCGGACACGGCCGGCTTCAACTTCTGGTTCGGCAAACTGAATGGGTTCAACGGCGACTTTATCCAGGCGGAAATGGTGAAGGCGTTCCTCAGCTCGAGTGAATATCGCCAGCGGTTCGGACCAATGTAA